A single genomic interval of Natator depressus isolate rNatDep1 chromosome 14, rNatDep2.hap1, whole genome shotgun sequence harbors:
- the MRPS18B gene encoding small ribosomal subunit protein mS40, protein MAASRGTMLLRRVTSSLPGLALLPRLFWAQAARAASLLRLQRPLLRVFSTEMDPTTSAEPVTFDTESRFKEKPWEYLETEEYIERYGDKPIWFGYRRNHKGPIPPQKTRKTCIRGKKIVGNPCPICRDQKLHVDYRNVKLLEQFICSHTGVAFHPTRTGVCMKQHKRLTQAIDQARDHGLLSFRIPLVTLQGEDYTNQHQAVAKTPPAPSLQSQTPWYPWYEWQQPPEKDIARIRRIYKDYLKEETGLA, encoded by the exons ATGGCGGCTTCCAGGGGCACCATGTTACTGCGAAGGGTCACAAGTAGCCTGCCTGGGCTGGCTCTGCTCCCGAGGCTCTTCTGGGCTCAG GCTGCTCGTGCTGCTTCGCTCCTACGGCTCCAGCGCCCGCTGCTCCGGGTGTTTAGCACAGAGATGGACCCAACCACGTCAGCAGAGCCAGTCACCTTTGACACTGAATCACGCTTTAAGGAGAAACCCTGGGAGTATCTAGAGACGGAAG aGTACATCGAGAGATACGGCGACAAGCCCATCTGGTTCGGCTATCGGCGTAACCACAAGGGACCCATCCCCCCACAGAAGACCCGCAAGACCTGCATA AGAGGAAAGAAGATTGtggggaacccctgccccatctgccGAGACCAAAAACTCCACGTGGACTACAGG AACGTGAAGCTCCTAGAGCAGTTCATCTGCTCCCACACCGGCGTCGCCTTCCATCCCACACGCACAG GCGTCTGCATGAAGCAGCATAAACGCTTGACCCAGGCAATCGACCAAGCTCGTGACCATG GGCTCCTAAGCTTCCGTATCCCCTTGGTGACGCTGCAGGGCGAGGACTACACCAACCAGCACCAGGCTGTGGCCAAgacgccccccgccccctccctgcagagccAGACACCCTGGTACCCCTGGTATGAGTGGCAGCAGCCGCCCGAAAAGGACATCGCCAGGATCCGCAGGATCTACAAGGACTATCTGAAGGAGGAGACCGGCCTGGCATGA